A region of Silurus meridionalis isolate SWU-2019-XX chromosome 13, ASM1480568v1, whole genome shotgun sequence DNA encodes the following proteins:
- the fam169b gene encoding LOW QUALITY PROTEIN: protein FAM169B (The sequence of the model RefSeq protein was modified relative to this genomic sequence to represent the inferred CDS: inserted 1 base in 1 codon) yields the protein MESNSKLSVGNQGNSYPVDLPCQDYDALRLDHEFLSSLESGTKSFHLPSGAEVKISHDNIGHLRLFDEDDPPHSLLALHLPGEETQVVAVYMHQRWWPISDVLKTSDKSRNGLVIVESVIERVILYLLNQVVFGVLERSPHELMYFSAHPVSEYGKVFWQDGEAVGFYTVKKKGSLCDGCTGQSYLLSVLDTVFVRSRWRRKGLAMQMLQXFCMSMPTQRVLGISYPISPSMYAVCKKYLEIHQEQRDRLYEVEAPGNWSQRRNVWLRVRVQHGPRHDENPHTTQVDKQLTDNKVK from the exons ATGGAATCCAACTCTAAGTTGTCTGTCGGAAATCAAG GGAATTCCTACCCGGTGGATCTGCCTTGTCAGGATTATGACGCATTGCGTCTTGACCATGAATTCCTGTCAAGTCTTGAGTCAGGCACGAAGTCATTCCACCTTCCCAGTGGTGCAGAG GTAAAAATATCTCATGACAATATAGGCCATCTCAGACTGTTTGATGAAGATGATCCACCTCATTCACTTCTTGCCCTCCATTTACCAGGAGAGGAAACCCAAG TGGTTGCTGTATACATGCATCAAAGATGGTGGCCCATCAGTGATGTTTTGAAGACATCAGACAAATCCAGAAATGGACTTGTGATT GTGGAGTCAGTGATTGAGAGAGTTATCCTTTACCTGCTAAATCAAGTTGTGTTTGGTGTATTGGAAAGGTCTCCACACGAACTTATGTACTTCTCAGCTCATCCTGTGTCAGAGTATGGCAAAGTCTTCTGGCAGGATGGAGAAGCAGTTGGCTTTTACACTGTTAAAAAGAAAG GGAGCCTGTGCGATGGCTGCACCGGTCAGAGTTACCTTCTTTCTGTGCTGGACACTGTGTTTGTGCGCAGCCGTTGGAGGAGGAAAGGCCTAGCTATGCAGATGCTGC GATTTTGCATGTCCATGCCCACACAGAGGGTGCTGGGCATTAGCTATCCCATATCTCCCAGTATGTATGCAG TTTGCAAGAAGTACCTAGAGATTCACCAGGAACAAAGAGATCGCCTTTATGAGGTGGAGGCTCCTGGGAATTGGAGTCAGCGGCGCAATGTGTGGCTGAGAGTCCGAGTCCAGCATGGGCCAAGACATG ATGAAAATCCACACACCACCCAAGTTGACAAGCAGCTCACAGACAATAAAGTGAAG taa
- the arpin gene encoding arpin produces the protein MSRIYDNAALQNKPVHNEKLSTLWEPSVYQSGPGVILEGTFVDVSRHALIDNTNKKVRYNILYVKPSRIHCRQYDSKGNEIEPNFSDTRKVNTGYLMSSYKLEAKGESDRLTEEHLKGIVNKKELLSITQKHCPSQAFAFWILETELEKTELEIGQDIRLKTKGDGPFIFSFAKLDAGTVTKCNFAGDEAAGGSWTDKIMANKGDAQCKAKPATLGEGAEEDEWED, from the exons ATGAGTCGAATATATGACAACGCAGCGTTACAGAATAAACCTGTTCATAACGAGAAACTGTCTACTTTATGGGAGCCATCTGTCTATCAGAG TGGCCCTGGAGTTATTTTAGAGGGGACATTTGTTGATGTGTCTCGCCATGCTCTGATCGACAACACCAATAAAAAG GTGCGATATAACATTTTGTACGTCAAGCCAAGTCGAATCCACTGCAGACAATATGACTCCAAGGGCAATGAGATAGAGCCCAACTTCAGTGACACCAGGAAAGTCAACACAGGCTATCTTATGTCATCTTACA AACTGGAGGCTAAAGGTGAATCAGATCGTCTTACTGAGGAGCATTTGAAGGGCATAGTGAACAAAAAAGAATTACTTAGTATTACACAAAAGCATTGTCCCAGCCAGGCCTTTGCATTCTGGATTTTGGAGACTGAACTGGAGAAGACAGAACTGGAGATAGGACAGGATATCCGCTTGAAGACTAAAGGAGATGGTCCCTTTATCT TCTCTTTTGCAAAGTTGGATGCCGGCACAGTGACAAAGTGCAATTTTGCAGGAGATGAAGCAGCTGGGGGATCATGGACAGACAAAATAATGGCAAACAAAGGAGATGCACAATGTAAAGCAAAGCCAGCCACACTTGGTGAAGGGGCTGAGGAGGACGAGTGG GAGGACTGA
- the anpepa gene encoding alanyl (membrane) aminopeptidase a isoform X1 encodes MAKGVYISKTLAIATVVLTLSALGGIIVMVTLYQMQIARNRPVRPPSPVPTTPIPTGLPPTLRLPENLIPESYELNLKLHLYTRLPNATEQDYLFEGNSTVRFKCVKDTWTIFLHALDLSVETVIVTQENTRENIGVERYTLHNDSNFFEILLKKQLKGNGDYYELFTKFKGELLDDLTGLYPSQYTEKGHDDKEEKRFLVASQMQATDARKVFPCFDEPAMKAVFNITIIHRPNTRAISNAKLDNERYVEEEGNKWIASTFATTPIMSTYLLAVTVNEFMNEHDEHDKKEISIWARPEAVAAGHATYAMSITGKILSFYEKKFNLKYPLNKLDQVALPDFSAGAMENWGLTMYRESALLYKESVSSSSDKEWVAIVIAHELAHQWFGNLVTMKWWNNLWLSEGFATYISYLGVDDIEPTWNIRDMFVLKEIQPVMELDSLNASHPLSLSESEIETASEILGLFDSITYNKGAAVLRMLSAYMGEEKFFEGLRKYLERYKYKNADTKDLWTCMKEVTHEEIESIMTSWTEQVGYPVININTTTGEIAQEQFLLKRGKDPGRLEWQVPITYMKSDFVQKKDLLKDKGPVRKPAYEVTDDGWLLVNLNCNGYYRVNYDEQNWNRLINQLETNHEVIPLINRGQLIDDAFNLARAKYINVTLALSTTKYLINETEYFPWESAVNNLDYFILMFDRSEVYGPMQKYLRMQVVPLYNYFQEYTDNATVPRNLTDQYNQINAISLACSNGFTECTDMATKLFNEWKNGTNRIPAHLKPTIYCNAIAAGNEDDWDFAWKKYEEATLATEQDVLRYALSCTKIIWLLNRYLEYTLDPNKIKKMDAVSTINYIARNVAGQALAWDFIRAQWTYISHLYGGGIISVGGIIDDVTERFSTDFELQQLKQFRNELDEDGLGPTTRALDQAIERTEANIKWVKETKQTVLNWFIEQTQIH; translated from the exons ATGGCTAAAGGAGTGTACATCTCTAAAACTCTGGCTATTGCCACAGTGGTGCTGACACTTTCTGCGCTTGGTGGCATCATTGTTATGGTCACCCTGTACCAGATGCAAATAGCAAGAAACCGACCAGTGCGTCCACCGAGCCCGGTTCCTACTACACCGATTCCAACAGGACTTCCACCAACTCTGAGACTTCCAGAAAATTTGATTCCGGAGAGCTATGAACTCAACCTTAAACTACACCTATACACGAGACTGCCCAACGCCACTGAGCAAGATTATCTTTTTGAAGGAAACTCAACAGTCAGGTTTAAATGTGTGAAAGACACATGGACTATCTTCCTTCATGCCCTGGATCTATCTGTTGAAACAGTTATAGTGACCCAAGAAAACACAAGAGAAAATATAGGAGTAGAGAGATACACTTTACACAATGACTCTAATTTCTTTGAGATCCTGCTTAAAAAACAGTTAAAAGGAAATGGGGATTATTATGAACTTTTCACTAAATTCAAAGGGGAACTTTTAGATGATTTGACTGGTCTTTATCCAAGCCAGTACACAGAGAAAGGTCATGATgataaagaagagaaaag ATTTCTCGTCGCAAGCCAGATGCAAGCCACAGATGCTCGAAAAGTATTCCCTTGCTTTGATGAACCAGCTATGAAAGCAGTTTTTAATATTACCATTATCCACAGACCTAATACCAGAGCCATTTCCAATGCTAAATTAG ACAATGAAAGATATGTGGAAGAAGAAGGAAATAAGTGGATTGCCTCTACATTTGCCACAACACCAATCATGTCAACATATCTCCTGGCTGTCACAGTAAATGAATTTATGAATGAGCACGATGAACATGATAAGAAGGAAATATCG atCTGGGCCCGACCCGAGGCTGTGGCTGCTGGACATGCCACATATGCCATGAGTATCACTGGGAAGATTCTAAGCTTTTATGAAAAGAAATTTAACTTAAAATACCCATTAAACAAACTAG ATCAGGTTGCCCTGCCTGACTTCAGTGCAGGTGCTATGGAAAACTGGGGTTTAACAATGTACCGTGAATCAGCTCTGCTGTATAAGGAAAGTGTGTCCTCTTCTTCCGATAAAGAATGGGTTGCCATTGTGATAGCACATGAGCTTGCACATCAg TGGTTTGGAAACCTTGTCACGATGAAGTGGTGGAACAACCTTTGGCTAAGTGAGGGATTTGCAACGTACATCTCATACCTGGGAGTGGATGACATCGAGCCTACGTGGAACATA aGGGATATGTTTGTGCTGAAGGAAATCCAGCCAGTTATGGAGCTAGACTCACTGAACGCTTCTCACCCTCTCAGCTTGAGCGAGTCAGAAATTGAGACAGCATCTGAAATCTTGGGACTCTTTGACAGCATCACCTACAACAAG GGTGCAGCTGTGCTTAGAATGTTGTCAGCATACATGGGGGAGGAAAAGTTTTTTGAAGGACTTAGG AAGTACCTTGAGAGATACAAATACAAGAATGCTGACACTAAAGACCTGTGGACGTGTATGAAGGAG GTTACACATGAGGAAATAGAGAGCATTATGACATCATGGACTGAGCAGGTGGGCTACCCAGTCATCAACATAAATACCACCACTGGAGAGATTGCTCAGGAGCAGTTCCTTTTAAAGAGAGGAAAGGACCCTGG TAGACTTGAATGGCAGGTTCCAATTACTTATATGAAATCGGATTTTGTTCAGAAGAAAGATTTACTAAAAGATAAGGGGCCAg TTAGAAAGCCTGCTTATGAAGTCACTGATGATGGATGGTTACTAGTCAATCTAAACTGCAACGGTTATTACAGAGTGAATTATGATGAACAGAACTGGAATAGACTTATCAATCAACTGGAGACCAATCATGAA GTTATCCCACTCATCAACAGAGGCCAGTTAATTGACGATGCATTTAATCTTGCTAG GGCCAAATACATCAATGTCACACTGGCATTAAGTACAACCAAGTATCTGATAAATGAAACCGAGTATTTTCCATGGGAGTCAGCCGTAAACAACTTGGATTACTTTATTCTCATGTTTGATCGCTCCGAGGTCTATGGCCCTATGCAG AAATACCTGCGAATGCAAGTTGTCCCGCTTTACAATTACTTCCAAGAGTACACTGACAATGCAACTGTTCCAAGGAACCTTACTGACCA ATATAACCAAATCAATGCCATTTCATTGGCATGCAGCAATGGTTTTACTGAGTGCACAGACATGGCAACAAAGCTTTTTAATGAGTGGAAAAATGGGACAAATCG GATTCCAGCTCACTTAAAGCCCACCATCTACTGCAATGCCATAGCAGCTGGAAATGAGGATGACTGGGATTTtgcatggaaaaaatatgaagaaGCTACACTTGCAACAGAACAAGATGTCCTGAGATATGCACTCTCCTGCACCAAAATAATTTGGCTCTTAAACAG ATACCTTGAGTACACTCTAGACCccaacaagataaaaaaaatggatgcaGTGTCTACCATAAACTACATTGCCAGAAATGTAGCTGGACAAGCTCTTGCCTGGGATTTCATTCGGGCCCAATGGACCTACATAAGTCATTT GTATGGAGGTGGGATAATATCTGTTGGTGGGATAATTGATGATGTGACCGAGAGGTTTTCTACAGACTTTGAGCTCCAACAG CTAAAGCAGTTCCGAAATGAACTTGATGAAGATGGCCTTGGGCCAACTACACGAGCTCTTGATCAGGCAATTGAGAGAACTGAAGCCAACATTAAATGGGTGAAAGAGACTAAACAGACTGTGCTGAACTGGTTTATAGAACAGACACAGATTCACTGA
- the anpepa gene encoding alanyl (membrane) aminopeptidase a isoform X2, which produces MAKGVYISKTLAIATVVLTLSALGGIIVMVTLYQMQIARNRPVRPPSPVPTTPIPTGLPPTLRLPENLIPESYELNLKLHLYTRLPNATEQDYLFEGNSTVRFKCVKDTWTIFLHALDLSVETVIVTQENTRENIGVERYTLHNDSNFFEILLKKQLKGNGDYYELFTKFKGELLDDLTGLYPSQYTEKGHDDKEEKRFLVASQMQATDARKVFPCFDEPAMKAVFNITIIHRPNTRAISNAKLDNERYVEEEGNKWIASTFATTPIMSTYLLAVTVNEFMNEHDEHDKKEISIWARPEAVAAGHATYAMSITGKILSFYEKKFNLKYPLNKLDQVALPDFSAGAMENWGLTMYRESALLYKESVSSSSDKEWVAIVIAHELAHQWFGNLVTMKWWNNLWLSEGFATYISYLGVDDIEPTWNIRDMFVLKEIQPVMELDSLNASHPLSLSESEIETASEILGLFDSITYNKGAAVLRMLSAYMGEEKFFEGLRKYLERYKYKNADTKDLWTCMKEVTHEEIESIMTSWTEQVGYPVININTTTGEIAQEQFLLKRGKDPGLEWQVPITYMKSDFVQKKDLLKDKGPVRKPAYEVTDDGWLLVNLNCNGYYRVNYDEQNWNRLINQLETNHEVIPLINRGQLIDDAFNLARAKYINVTLALSTTKYLINETEYFPWESAVNNLDYFILMFDRSEVYGPMQKYLRMQVVPLYNYFQEYTDNATVPRNLTDQYNQINAISLACSNGFTECTDMATKLFNEWKNGTNRIPAHLKPTIYCNAIAAGNEDDWDFAWKKYEEATLATEQDVLRYALSCTKIIWLLNRYLEYTLDPNKIKKMDAVSTINYIARNVAGQALAWDFIRAQWTYISHLYGGGIISVGGIIDDVTERFSTDFELQQLKQFRNELDEDGLGPTTRALDQAIERTEANIKWVKETKQTVLNWFIEQTQIH; this is translated from the exons ATGGCTAAAGGAGTGTACATCTCTAAAACTCTGGCTATTGCCACAGTGGTGCTGACACTTTCTGCGCTTGGTGGCATCATTGTTATGGTCACCCTGTACCAGATGCAAATAGCAAGAAACCGACCAGTGCGTCCACCGAGCCCGGTTCCTACTACACCGATTCCAACAGGACTTCCACCAACTCTGAGACTTCCAGAAAATTTGATTCCGGAGAGCTATGAACTCAACCTTAAACTACACCTATACACGAGACTGCCCAACGCCACTGAGCAAGATTATCTTTTTGAAGGAAACTCAACAGTCAGGTTTAAATGTGTGAAAGACACATGGACTATCTTCCTTCATGCCCTGGATCTATCTGTTGAAACAGTTATAGTGACCCAAGAAAACACAAGAGAAAATATAGGAGTAGAGAGATACACTTTACACAATGACTCTAATTTCTTTGAGATCCTGCTTAAAAAACAGTTAAAAGGAAATGGGGATTATTATGAACTTTTCACTAAATTCAAAGGGGAACTTTTAGATGATTTGACTGGTCTTTATCCAAGCCAGTACACAGAGAAAGGTCATGATgataaagaagagaaaag ATTTCTCGTCGCAAGCCAGATGCAAGCCACAGATGCTCGAAAAGTATTCCCTTGCTTTGATGAACCAGCTATGAAAGCAGTTTTTAATATTACCATTATCCACAGACCTAATACCAGAGCCATTTCCAATGCTAAATTAG ACAATGAAAGATATGTGGAAGAAGAAGGAAATAAGTGGATTGCCTCTACATTTGCCACAACACCAATCATGTCAACATATCTCCTGGCTGTCACAGTAAATGAATTTATGAATGAGCACGATGAACATGATAAGAAGGAAATATCG atCTGGGCCCGACCCGAGGCTGTGGCTGCTGGACATGCCACATATGCCATGAGTATCACTGGGAAGATTCTAAGCTTTTATGAAAAGAAATTTAACTTAAAATACCCATTAAACAAACTAG ATCAGGTTGCCCTGCCTGACTTCAGTGCAGGTGCTATGGAAAACTGGGGTTTAACAATGTACCGTGAATCAGCTCTGCTGTATAAGGAAAGTGTGTCCTCTTCTTCCGATAAAGAATGGGTTGCCATTGTGATAGCACATGAGCTTGCACATCAg TGGTTTGGAAACCTTGTCACGATGAAGTGGTGGAACAACCTTTGGCTAAGTGAGGGATTTGCAACGTACATCTCATACCTGGGAGTGGATGACATCGAGCCTACGTGGAACATA aGGGATATGTTTGTGCTGAAGGAAATCCAGCCAGTTATGGAGCTAGACTCACTGAACGCTTCTCACCCTCTCAGCTTGAGCGAGTCAGAAATTGAGACAGCATCTGAAATCTTGGGACTCTTTGACAGCATCACCTACAACAAG GGTGCAGCTGTGCTTAGAATGTTGTCAGCATACATGGGGGAGGAAAAGTTTTTTGAAGGACTTAGG AAGTACCTTGAGAGATACAAATACAAGAATGCTGACACTAAAGACCTGTGGACGTGTATGAAGGAG GTTACACATGAGGAAATAGAGAGCATTATGACATCATGGACTGAGCAGGTGGGCTACCCAGTCATCAACATAAATACCACCACTGGAGAGATTGCTCAGGAGCAGTTCCTTTTAAAGAGAGGAAAGGACCCTGG ACTTGAATGGCAGGTTCCAATTACTTATATGAAATCGGATTTTGTTCAGAAGAAAGATTTACTAAAAGATAAGGGGCCAg TTAGAAAGCCTGCTTATGAAGTCACTGATGATGGATGGTTACTAGTCAATCTAAACTGCAACGGTTATTACAGAGTGAATTATGATGAACAGAACTGGAATAGACTTATCAATCAACTGGAGACCAATCATGAA GTTATCCCACTCATCAACAGAGGCCAGTTAATTGACGATGCATTTAATCTTGCTAG GGCCAAATACATCAATGTCACACTGGCATTAAGTACAACCAAGTATCTGATAAATGAAACCGAGTATTTTCCATGGGAGTCAGCCGTAAACAACTTGGATTACTTTATTCTCATGTTTGATCGCTCCGAGGTCTATGGCCCTATGCAG AAATACCTGCGAATGCAAGTTGTCCCGCTTTACAATTACTTCCAAGAGTACACTGACAATGCAACTGTTCCAAGGAACCTTACTGACCA ATATAACCAAATCAATGCCATTTCATTGGCATGCAGCAATGGTTTTACTGAGTGCACAGACATGGCAACAAAGCTTTTTAATGAGTGGAAAAATGGGACAAATCG GATTCCAGCTCACTTAAAGCCCACCATCTACTGCAATGCCATAGCAGCTGGAAATGAGGATGACTGGGATTTtgcatggaaaaaatatgaagaaGCTACACTTGCAACAGAACAAGATGTCCTGAGATATGCACTCTCCTGCACCAAAATAATTTGGCTCTTAAACAG ATACCTTGAGTACACTCTAGACCccaacaagataaaaaaaatggatgcaGTGTCTACCATAAACTACATTGCCAGAAATGTAGCTGGACAAGCTCTTGCCTGGGATTTCATTCGGGCCCAATGGACCTACATAAGTCATTT GTATGGAGGTGGGATAATATCTGTTGGTGGGATAATTGATGATGTGACCGAGAGGTTTTCTACAGACTTTGAGCTCCAACAG CTAAAGCAGTTCCGAAATGAACTTGATGAAGATGGCCTTGGGCCAACTACACGAGCTCTTGATCAGGCAATTGAGAGAACTGAAGCCAACATTAAATGGGTGAAAGAGACTAAACAGACTGTGCTGAACTGGTTTATAGAACAGACACAGATTCACTGA